The Sulfolobus acidocaldarius DSM 639 genome has a window encoding:
- a CDS encoding NADP-dependent isocitrate dehydrogenase, translating to MYKEPQDGEPIKFEKGKWVVPNKPIILYIEGDGIGPEITNSAIRVVNKAVEKAYKSSREIKWLEVYAGEKANKITGDRFPKETQDMLLKYRVVLKGPLETPIGKGWKSINVAIRLMLDLYANIRPVKYIEGLESPLKHPEKVDMIIFRENTDDLYRGIEFPYDSEEAKKIRKFLREELKVDIEDDTGIGLKVMSKFKTQRITRLALNYALQNSRKKVTVMHKGNVMKYTEGSFREWAYEVALNEYRDKIVTEEEINRGVNSEGKVILNDRIADNMLQQIIIRPDEYDIILAPNVNGDYISDAAGALIGNIGMLGGANIGDTGGMFEAIHGTAPKYAGKNVANPTGIIKSCELMLYFMGWSEAARLIEKAINESIKQKKVTQDIARYLGITPLGTKEYTDTLVQIMDSF from the coding sequence TTGTACAAAGAACCTCAAGATGGGGAGCCAATAAAGTTTGAAAAGGGAAAATGGGTAGTACCAAATAAACCAATAATTCTATATATAGAGGGAGACGGAATAGGACCTGAAATTACTAATTCAGCTATCAGAGTAGTGAATAAGGCTGTAGAGAAAGCTTATAAAAGTTCTAGAGAGATCAAATGGTTAGAAGTGTATGCAGGAGAGAAAGCAAACAAGATTACGGGAGATAGATTCCCGAAAGAGACACAGGACATGCTATTAAAGTACAGGGTTGTATTAAAGGGACCTTTAGAAACTCCCATAGGAAAAGGATGGAAATCCATAAATGTTGCAATAAGATTGATGCTTGACCTCTACGCAAACATAAGACCAGTTAAGTATATTGAAGGGCTTGAAAGCCCACTTAAACATCCAGAAAAAGTGGATATGATTATATTTAGGGAAAATACAGACGACCTTTACAGGGGCATAGAATTTCCCTATGATAGCGAAGAGGCAAAGAAAATAAGAAAATTCCTTAGAGAGGAATTAAAGGTCGATATTGAAGATGATACAGGAATAGGACTAAAGGTTATGAGTAAGTTTAAAACCCAGAGAATTACCAGGCTTGCATTAAACTACGCTCTTCAGAACTCGAGAAAGAAAGTCACTGTAATGCATAAAGGAAATGTAATGAAATATACCGAAGGATCCTTCAGGGAATGGGCATATGAAGTAGCACTAAATGAATACAGAGATAAGATTGTGACTGAGGAGGAAATTAACCGGGGGGTTAATTCGGAAGGAAAGGTTATACTTAATGATAGGATAGCGGATAACATGCTTCAACAAATAATCATTAGACCTGATGAGTACGATATAATACTTGCCCCTAACGTAAATGGTGATTACATATCAGATGCTGCTGGAGCATTAATCGGAAACATAGGAATGCTAGGAGGTGCCAACATTGGAGATACAGGAGGAATGTTTGAAGCTATACATGGTACAGCGCCAAAATATGCAGGCAAGAATGTGGCAAATCCTACAGGAATAATAAAATCATGTGAATTAATGTTATACTTTATGGGATGGAGTGAAGCAGCTAGACTAATAGAGAAAGCTATTAATGAATCCATTAAACAAAAGAAAGTCACCCAGGATATAGCGAGATACCTAGGTATCACACCTCTAGGAACAAAGGA
- a CDS encoding S53 family peptidase, translated as MISYFLVLLIILSSGLGLYLGYPTNYSQTTNALPSYVSVSIVVPPKNLELLQIYIQQHKVLNEDELYSLFIPSNKISQLVDLLKDNGIQPNVTLNVISFQASPYLVEKLFKGQYIITRFLGKTVYYFLSGSGIPGLVISSNITNTLVEKPMNMINLTQEQLQGYSISTPNDIRTAYNVSYLLDNGITGKGVNIGILVFDGNPYIQQELSTFDQLYNITSPPFLDIVPIGPYNPNDGIQSGWALEASLDVEYAHSIAPSAGIVLYVANSNLALPEILANIVQDNQVAVLSQSFGIPEIYFLTGELPLSYLQSIMYEYWLGEALGITFVASSGDAGATGYNFYLSPMGSQLVPASIPYVLAVGGTSLFASYNQTYQTAWSGQSILGSSTGGYSSLFPSPYYQSLSGFRKVPDVAALADPYTGVKVVYVNNETVIVGGTSVASPIVSGILALTVQVKGRLGFINPLIYNISNTPALGKISFGYNGGYTANSSYNLVTGLGYINAGYFIKLISIPKSSLALGLQNFTAVPGEKVKVIAQLTGVSGQQMPLDIYANVFNGTNIVSSITLSYNGSYYVGYFNYTRSGIYEIVASYNGLYGFSYVIYGYQAIFLFPLVAVYPIPGNIPVIALITYPNGTPISSARGFSLEVYNENQLTGHLAKAFTINLVNQKIVNTSQLGIRVNATENLLEGYLNFSSFNNFGGVWVLTVNNAIGLDEFVLGFYVIPILLPNTLAEPISAYVGGSLTLYIYELGLGYPNITVNFIKNGLTYYSTNVNAVPISSSSYYISKIQVPLNLSSGYYTVEAIAKYSNGSYSSFGVGYTQIYVSNNGLSVLSYVNSVAFENETIQVRALIQNSINDSKVTLGSFSAILTPSYSIGNPSSGIYYIVPLHFNGSYWIGDFTIPSQSSGLPYNLISGLWYVYIVGISADGSVVPVNTSVDYSTLEAFPSSSGLELTVMPYVYVKFFNGTNAVGLYIENAFFKNEHVVLMNSVVKNLTAINSSIVLINTEVYNLSLLNSKVFTYANVSTYQGQNLVTFTSAPLNNGSQTGISALTIEAIASIISLIPLIVLLVLERNKKI; from the coding sequence ATGATATCCTATTTCCTAGTTTTATTGATTATCTTATCGTCAGGTTTGGGCTTATACTTAGGTTATCCTACCAACTATAGTCAAACGACTAACGCTTTACCTAGTTATGTTAGTGTCAGTATAGTCGTCCCACCTAAAAACCTTGAATTATTACAAATTTATATACAGCAACATAAAGTCCTGAACGAAGATGAGTTATATTCACTATTTATACCGTCTAACAAGATCTCGCAGTTGGTAGATCTACTTAAGGACAACGGGATACAGCCCAACGTAACTCTCAATGTCATATCTTTTCAAGCATCTCCCTATCTAGTTGAGAAACTGTTTAAAGGTCAATATATCATTACAAGATTCCTAGGCAAAACGGTCTACTATTTTCTCTCGGGAAGTGGCATACCCGGTTTAGTAATATCTAGTAATATAACAAATACGCTTGTTGAAAAACCCATGAATATGATAAATCTGACCCAAGAGCAACTACAGGGCTACTCCATTAGTACGCCAAATGATATTAGAACAGCGTATAATGTTTCATATTTACTGGATAATGGTATAACAGGAAAAGGAGTAAATATAGGAATCCTAGTCTTTGACGGTAATCCTTACATACAACAAGAACTTAGTACTTTTGACCAGTTATACAATATAACCTCTCCTCCATTTTTGGATATTGTTCCTATAGGTCCCTATAACCCTAATGATGGTATACAATCAGGCTGGGCACTGGAAGCCTCATTAGATGTTGAGTACGCCCATTCCATAGCTCCCAGTGCAGGGATTGTGCTATATGTTGCAAATTCTAACCTAGCCCTTCCTGAAATTTTAGCCAATATAGTTCAAGATAATCAAGTTGCAGTTCTCTCTCAAAGTTTTGGGATACCTGAAATTTACTTTCTAACAGGTGAGCTTCCTCTTTCATATCTACAGTCGATAATGTATGAATACTGGTTGGGTGAGGCTTTAGGGATAACCTTTGTGGCTTCAAGTGGAGATGCTGGAGCTACAGGATATAACTTCTATCTTAGTCCTATGGGATCCCAGTTGGTTCCAGCGTCAATTCCCTATGTGTTAGCTGTAGGCGGAACTAGTCTGTTTGCCTCTTATAACCAAACCTATCAGACAGCATGGAGTGGACAAAGTATTTTAGGTAGTAGTACAGGCGGATACAGCTCACTGTTTCCATCACCATATTATCAGTCATTATCAGGCTTTAGAAAAGTCCCTGATGTAGCAGCTTTAGCTGATCCCTATACTGGAGTTAAGGTCGTTTATGTAAACAATGAAACTGTAATTGTAGGCGGTACGTCTGTGGCATCTCCGATAGTATCTGGTATCCTAGCACTAACTGTTCAAGTAAAAGGTCGGCTAGGGTTCATAAATCCACTAATATACAATATATCTAACACTCCAGCACTAGGAAAGATTAGTTTTGGTTATAATGGCGGATATACTGCAAACTCCTCTTACAATCTGGTAACAGGTTTAGGCTACATAAACGCAGGATATTTCATTAAATTAATTAGTATACCAAAGTCATCTTTAGCTCTAGGTTTACAGAATTTCACTGCAGTCCCAGGAGAAAAAGTCAAGGTTATAGCTCAGTTAACAGGAGTTAGTGGGCAACAGATGCCTTTAGACATATATGCCAACGTATTTAATGGAACTAACATTGTCTCATCCATTACGTTATCTTATAACGGTAGCTATTATGTTGGATATTTCAATTATACCAGATCTGGGATATACGAGATTGTAGCAAGCTACAATGGTCTTTATGGGTTCTCGTATGTAATATATGGATATCAGGCTATATTTCTATTCCCATTAGTTGCAGTTTATCCAATTCCTGGAAACATTCCTGTGATAGCACTGATAACATATCCTAACGGAACACCAATTTCATCTGCAAGGGGCTTTTCCCTAGAAGTTTATAATGAAAATCAACTTACCGGACACTTGGCAAAGGCTTTTACAATTAATTTAGTAAATCAGAAAATTGTCAATACTTCACAATTAGGTATAAGGGTTAATGCAACGGAAAACTTACTGGAAGGATACCTCAACTTCTCAAGTTTTAATAATTTTGGAGGAGTCTGGGTTCTTACTGTAAATAATGCTATTGGGCTAGACGAGTTTGTGTTGGGATTTTACGTAATTCCAATATTATTGCCAAACACATTGGCTGAGCCTATCAGTGCATATGTTGGGGGAAGTTTAACATTATATATTTATGAATTAGGCTTAGGGTATCCTAACATAACTGTTAATTTCATTAAGAACGGATTAACCTATTACAGCACTAATGTTAATGCAGTTCCAATATCATCCTCTTCCTACTATATCAGTAAAATACAAGTTCCTCTAAACCTCTCATCTGGATATTATACTGTAGAGGCTATAGCCAAGTATAGTAACGGGAGTTATAGCTCATTTGGAGTTGGTTATACACAAATATATGTTAGCAATAACGGACTGAGCGTCTTAAGTTATGTTAATAGTGTGGCTTTTGAAAACGAGACAATACAAGTAAGAGCTTTAATACAGAATAGCATAAACGATTCGAAGGTAACTCTAGGATCATTTTCTGCTATACTTACACCATCATACTCTATTGGTAACCCCTCTTCTGGTATATACTACATTGTACCTCTTCATTTTAACGGGAGCTACTGGATAGGTGATTTCACAATTCCATCCCAGAGTTCAGGTCTTCCATATAACTTGATATCAGGTTTATGGTATGTATATATAGTTGGTATATCTGCTGATGGGAGTGTAGTCCCTGTGAATACTTCGGTTGACTACTCCACATTAGAGGCTTTTCCGAGTTCCAGTGGACTGGAGTTGACGGTGATGCCCTACGTTTATGTGAAATTCTTTAATGGTACTAACGCTGTAGGTCTATACATAGAAAATGCATTCTTTAAGAACGAGCACGTTGTTCTTATGAATTCAGTAGTGAAGAATCTCACGGCTATAAACTCATCTATAGTTCTGATAAATACTGAAGTATACAACCTTTCTCTTCTAAATTCAAAAGTGTTTACATATGCAAATGTTAGCACATACCAGGGACAGAACTTAGTGACCTTTACCTCTGCTCCATTGAATAATGGCTCGCAGACCGGTATTTCGGCTTTGACCATTGAGGCGATAGCATCAATTATTTCATTAATTCCTTTGATTGTGCTACTAGTCCTCGAGAGAAATAAGAAGATTTAG